The following are from one region of the Mesorhizobium sp. B2-8-5 genome:
- a CDS encoding tetratricopeptide repeat protein: protein MDSVATMLRRARDAYEKRAWADALELLRAADEVTALGTDDLERMFWSAGMLDRDPDIVAAAERLVKAHSDAGRDDRAAYWACFHGSRLLALGEQGRATAWLQRAQRLVESFGRECSTQGYLALLAAQKDLRAGSDETSAAHARQALAIGERCRDIDLVAFARCVLGRALVRQGRVEEGIASLDEAMLPVIGGELSPVVTGLVYCNLIAECRQVYALDRSREWTDALSAWCGAQPQLVQFNGACMLHRAEIMEMNGNWPEAIAESRRAASSPVAKAARDNTIAGAAYQEAEIHRLRGEFAAAEEMYRNASRLGLEPQPGMALLRLMQGRTEQAAATLRRVLATTEAPLSRARLLPAMIEIAIAGAIEEARNACRELEATASRFATEILGAIASQARGEIEMHDGNAAAALGHFRAALAIWQRAGAPYLEARLRVLAGQACRMLADEDGAGLEFDAARSVFVELGAAPDLDRLNALARPTTSSAHGLTRREIEVLTHITTGTSTACSNAYPNCAAFWGNDKYRNKDLERRPNPLVAARFRHC from the coding sequence ATGGACAGCGTTGCCACAATGCTCCGACGCGCCCGCGACGCCTATGAGAAGCGGGCTTGGGCGGATGCGCTGGAGTTACTGCGGGCCGCGGACGAAGTCACCGCTTTGGGAACAGACGATCTGGAGCGCATGTTCTGGTCGGCTGGAATGCTTGACCGCGATCCCGATATCGTTGCCGCAGCCGAACGCCTGGTCAAAGCGCACAGCGATGCGGGCCGTGACGACAGAGCGGCATATTGGGCCTGCTTCCATGGCTCCCGGCTTCTGGCATTGGGCGAGCAGGGCCGCGCAACCGCATGGCTGCAGCGGGCGCAGCGCCTTGTGGAGAGCTTTGGTCGCGAATGCTCGACACAAGGCTATCTGGCTTTGCTGGCGGCGCAGAAAGATCTCAGGGCAGGCAGTGATGAAACATCCGCTGCGCATGCAAGGCAGGCGCTTGCGATAGGCGAGCGCTGTCGCGATATCGACCTGGTCGCTTTCGCCAGATGCGTTCTCGGTCGCGCGCTGGTACGGCAAGGGCGCGTCGAGGAAGGCATCGCCTCTCTGGATGAAGCCATGTTGCCCGTCATCGGCGGCGAGCTCTCGCCGGTAGTCACCGGGCTGGTCTATTGCAATCTCATCGCCGAGTGCCGCCAGGTCTATGCGCTCGATCGCTCCCGCGAATGGACGGATGCGCTGTCGGCCTGGTGCGGAGCGCAGCCGCAACTGGTTCAATTCAACGGTGCCTGCATGCTGCACCGGGCAGAGATCATGGAAATGAACGGCAATTGGCCGGAGGCGATCGCGGAGTCGCGCCGTGCGGCATCTTCTCCTGTTGCCAAGGCGGCTCGCGACAACACGATCGCGGGCGCCGCCTATCAAGAAGCCGAAATCCACCGCCTGCGCGGCGAATTCGCCGCCGCCGAGGAGATGTACCGGAATGCCAGCCGGCTAGGACTCGAGCCGCAGCCGGGCATGGCCTTGCTGCGCCTGATGCAAGGTCGCACGGAGCAGGCGGCAGCGACCCTGCGCCGTGTGCTCGCCACCACTGAAGCACCGCTCAGCCGTGCCCGTCTGCTTCCGGCGATGATCGAAATTGCAATCGCCGGGGCGATCGAGGAGGCCCGCAACGCCTGCCGTGAGCTGGAAGCGACCGCCAGCCGGTTCGCGACCGAGATACTGGGTGCGATCGCATCTCAGGCAAGAGGCGAAATCGAAATGCACGACGGCAACGCCGCGGCTGCGCTCGGTCACTTCCGCGCGGCGCTCGCGATCTGGCAACGTGCCGGCGCTCCCTATCTGGAGGCGCGGCTGCGCGTGCTGGCCGGCCAGGCCTGCCGTATGCTCGCGGACGAGGATGGCGCGGGACTCGAATTCGACGCCGCGCGTTCGGTTTTTGTGGAACTCGGCGCCGCGCCTGATCTCGATCGCCTTAACGCATTGGCCAGGCCCACCACCTCATCGGCGCACGGCCTGACGCGGCGCGAGATAGAGGTGCTGACCCATATCACCACCGGCACCAGCACGGCCTGCTCTAACGCATATCCAAATTGCGCAGCGTTTTGGGGCAACGACAAGTATCGAAACAAAGACTTGGAGCGTCGCCCGAATCCGCTCGTCGCGGCGCGCTTTAGGCACTGCTAG
- a CDS encoding glucose/quinate/shikimate family membrane-bound PQQ-dependent dehydrogenase, translating to MATTITSLVLFLIGLILGGGGIWLAVLGGSWYYLIAGLVFLITAWLLFRRRSASLWLYALFVLATLCWAVWEIGFDWWQLGPRGGVIVLIALWLLTPWARRGLRGPDGRAPLILAVLASLAVAGYSMTADPKDIGGSLGTEKVAAAANLGGDMPAGEWRFYGRTPFGQRYSPLDQITPDNVAKLQPAWTYRTGDVKGPDDIGETTYQVTPLKIGDALFICTPHNFAIAIDAASGKENWRYDPKIKLDPDRQHQTCRGVAYYADAKIAAGQPCAARIYLPTSDARLIALDAANGQVCPSFAEGGTLNLMASMPYPKSGYYYSTSAPLIVAGKIIVGGAVNDNYSTEEPSGIIRAFDVDTGALLWNWDSGNPDVTTPLPAGQTYTHNSPNMWSTASADEKLGLLYVPLGNQTPDQLGMGRSANVEKFSSSITALDLNTGQLRWVRQTVHHDLWDMDVPAQPSLVDITTANGGVPALVGPTKQGDLYVLDRRTGEPIIPVKEVPAPGGAIEGDHASPTQPASDLSFNPKPLTGTDMWGITMFDQLACRIELKKLRYEGRYTPPSLQGSLIYPGNFGVFNWGGVAVDPVRQVMFGMPTYLAFTSKLIPRADVPAPGDNTKGSEQGLNRNDGAPYAVVMGPFLSPLGIPCQAPPWGYVAGVDLKTGNIAYKHRNGTVYDMTPLPLPLKVGVPGIGGPMITGGGVAFLGAAVDDYLRAYDLITGRQLWQARLPAGGQSTPMTYTVADGRQFVVIVAGGHGSVGTKPGDYVMAYTLPK from the coding sequence GTGGCCACCACCATCACCTCCCTCGTCCTTTTCCTCATCGGTCTCATTCTCGGCGGCGGCGGCATCTGGCTCGCGGTGCTGGGCGGCAGCTGGTACTACCTGATCGCCGGCCTGGTCTTCCTGATCACCGCCTGGCTGCTGTTCAGGCGCAGGTCGGCCTCGCTCTGGCTCTACGCGCTGTTCGTGCTCGCCACTTTGTGCTGGGCGGTCTGGGAAATCGGCTTCGACTGGTGGCAGCTCGGTCCGCGCGGCGGTGTCATCGTGCTCATCGCCCTGTGGCTGCTGACGCCATGGGCAAGGCGAGGCCTGCGGGGGCCGGACGGACGCGCGCCGCTGATCCTGGCCGTGCTCGCCTCGCTCGCGGTCGCCGGCTATTCGATGACCGCCGACCCCAAGGATATCGGCGGCTCGCTGGGCACCGAGAAGGTGGCGGCGGCGGCCAATCTCGGCGGCGACATGCCGGCCGGCGAGTGGCGCTTCTACGGCCGCACGCCCTTCGGCCAGCGCTATTCGCCGCTCGACCAGATCACGCCTGACAATGTCGCCAAGCTGCAGCCGGCCTGGACCTATCGCACCGGCGACGTGAAAGGCCCCGACGATATCGGCGAGACGACCTATCAGGTGACGCCGCTGAAGATCGGCGACGCGCTGTTCATCTGCACGCCGCATAATTTCGCCATCGCCATCGATGCCGCGAGCGGCAAGGAGAACTGGCGCTACGACCCGAAGATCAAGCTCGACCCCGACCGCCAGCACCAGACATGCCGCGGCGTGGCCTATTATGCCGACGCCAAGATCGCCGCCGGCCAGCCCTGCGCCGCGCGCATCTACCTGCCGACCTCCGACGCCCGGCTGATCGCGCTCGACGCGGCGAACGGGCAGGTGTGTCCGTCCTTCGCCGAGGGCGGCACGCTGAACCTGATGGCCAGCATGCCCTATCCGAAGTCGGGTTATTACTATTCGACGTCGGCGCCGCTGATCGTCGCCGGAAAGATCATCGTCGGCGGCGCGGTCAACGACAATTATTCGACCGAGGAGCCGTCCGGCATCATCCGCGCCTTCGACGTCGATACCGGCGCGCTGCTGTGGAACTGGGATTCCGGCAATCCGGATGTGACGACGCCGCTGCCCGCCGGGCAAACCTACACCCACAACTCTCCCAACATGTGGTCGACCGCGAGCGCCGACGAGAAACTCGGGCTGCTCTACGTGCCGCTCGGCAACCAGACGCCGGACCAGCTCGGCATGGGCCGCAGCGCCAATGTCGAGAAATTCTCGTCCTCGATCACCGCGCTCGACCTCAACACCGGACAATTGCGCTGGGTGCGGCAGACCGTGCATCACGATCTGTGGGACATGGACGTGCCGGCGCAGCCGTCGCTGGTCGACATCACCACGGCGAACGGCGGGGTGCCGGCGCTGGTCGGGCCGACAAAGCAGGGAGATCTCTACGTGCTCGACCGGCGCACGGGCGAGCCGATCATTCCGGTGAAGGAAGTCCCGGCGCCCGGCGGCGCGATCGAGGGCGATCATGCCTCGCCGACGCAGCCGGCGTCCGACCTTTCATTCAATCCGAAGCCGCTGACCGGCACCGACATGTGGGGCATCACCATGTTCGACCAACTGGCGTGCCGGATCGAGTTGAAGAAGCTGCGCTATGAGGGACGCTACACGCCGCCCTCGCTGCAGGGCTCGCTGATCTACCCCGGCAATTTCGGCGTCTTCAACTGGGGCGGCGTCGCGGTCGATCCGGTGCGGCAGGTGATGTTCGGCATGCCGACCTACCTCGCCTTCACCTCGAAGCTCATTCCGCGCGCGGACGTGCCGGCGCCGGGCGACAACACCAAGGGCAGCGAGCAGGGGCTGAACCGCAACGACGGCGCGCCTTACGCGGTGGTGATGGGACCGTTCCTGTCGCCGCTCGGCATTCCCTGCCAGGCGCCGCCCTGGGGCTATGTCGCCGGCGTCGACCTCAAGACGGGAAACATCGCCTACAAGCACCGCAACGGCACCGTCTACGACATGACGCCGCTGCCTTTGCCGCTGAAGGTCGGCGTGCCGGGTATTGGCGGGCCGATGATCACGGGAGGCGGCGTGGCGTTCCTGGGCGCCGCGGTCGACGATTATCTGCGCGCCTATGACCTCATCACCGGCCGGCAGCTCTGGCAGGCGCGGCTGCCGGCGGGCGGGCAGTCGACACCGATGACCTATACGGTGGCCGACGGTCGCCAGTTCGTCGTCATCGTCGCCGGCGGCCACGGCTCGGTCGGCACCAAACCGGGCGATTACGTGATGGCCTATACGCTGCCGAAATAG
- a CDS encoding flavin-containing monooxygenase, with amino-acid sequence MNGRTEVISIQQANPQGTGAIGIAETKARAGALLELGTAFMKLQADTAQTQLGDANIDSEPRPAPREEHFDVVIVGAGQSGLSVGYYLARKGIKFVILEARQRVGDIWRARWDSLRLFTPARFDGLAGMRFPAPARSFPTKDEMADYLEAYAEKFALPVRTGAKVDEVNRHGGRYVVTAGASRFTADHVVIAAASYQKPKLPDFAALLDPAIRQFHSSAYQNPSQLRPGGVLLVGASNSGAEIAMDLAGTHRVWLAGRHPGHIPVAYNGTIALRVVIPFVFRVLLHRLLSVDTPIGRRVRPAHLVHGLPLIRVKPQHMDAAQINRVARVATVKDGKPVLETGEALEVENVIWCTGFRPGLDWIKLSIFDESGRPGQYRGSVTGEPGLYVCGLPFQHSPSSTMIHGAERDAGYVADAISERMRIAKN; translated from the coding sequence ATGAACGGACGAACGGAAGTGATTTCAATTCAACAGGCAAATCCGCAAGGCACGGGCGCAATCGGCATAGCGGAGACGAAGGCGCGTGCCGGCGCGCTGCTCGAACTCGGGACGGCCTTCATGAAACTTCAGGCTGACACCGCGCAGACGCAGCTGGGCGACGCGAACATCGACAGCGAGCCGCGCCCCGCGCCGCGAGAGGAGCATTTCGACGTCGTCATCGTCGGCGCAGGCCAGAGCGGCCTTTCCGTCGGTTACTATCTGGCCCGCAAGGGGATAAAGTTCGTCATCCTGGAAGCTCGCCAGCGCGTCGGGGATATTTGGCGCGCGCGATGGGATTCGCTGCGCCTTTTCACGCCGGCGCGCTTCGACGGACTGGCGGGCATGCGTTTCCCGGCCCCGGCCCGTTCCTTCCCGACCAAGGATGAAATGGCCGATTATCTGGAAGCCTATGCCGAGAAATTCGCCTTGCCGGTACGCACGGGCGCCAAGGTTGACGAGGTTAATCGCCACGGCGGGCGTTATGTCGTCACCGCCGGCGCGAGCCGTTTCACCGCCGATCATGTCGTCATTGCCGCCGCGAGCTACCAGAAGCCGAAGCTTCCGGATTTCGCCGCGCTGCTTGATCCCGCGATACGGCAATTCCACTCATCCGCCTACCAAAACCCGTCGCAGCTCAGGCCGGGCGGGGTACTTCTGGTCGGGGCCAGCAATTCAGGTGCGGAGATTGCCATGGACCTGGCCGGCACGCACCGCGTCTGGCTGGCCGGCCGGCATCCAGGCCACATTCCCGTGGCCTACAACGGCACCATCGCTCTCCGTGTGGTGATACCGTTCGTTTTCCGCGTCCTTCTCCACCGTCTGCTTTCCGTGGATACGCCGATCGGGCGCAGGGTAAGACCAGCACATCTCGTCCATGGCCTTCCGCTGATCCGGGTAAAGCCGCAACACATGGACGCGGCCCAGATAAACCGGGTTGCGCGCGTCGCCACCGTCAAGGACGGTAAGCCGGTGCTCGAGACCGGCGAGGCTCTCGAGGTCGAGAACGTAATCTGGTGCACCGGCTTCCGGCCCGGACTGGATTGGATCAAGCTGTCGATTTTTGATGAAAGCGGCCGGCCGGGGCAATATCGCGGGTCCGTTACCGGCGAACC